In Bacteroidia bacterium, the genomic window ATGGAACGCGGAGAAAATTCAAACAATAATAATTCGATTGCCAATAAAACGGCGGCTATCGGGCTTCCGAAAATGGCTGCCATACCAGAAGCAGCACCTGCTGTCAGTAAAATTTTACGCTCGTCCGCTGTTGTTTTTAGTATTTGTCCGATAACGGAACCAAAAGCGCCACCTGTAGCAATGATAGGACCTTCCGCACCAAACGGACCGCCTGTTCCAATCGCGATAGCAGAAGAAATAGGTTTTAAAAAGGTAATAGCGGGCGGGATGCGACTTCCATTTTCGAGCACTTGTTCCATCGCTTCAGGAATACCATGCCCGCGAATGGCTTTTGAACCGTAACGTGCCATAAGCCCAACAATAACGCCACCTACAGCAGGAACTAAAACAACCCACCAACCCAAATGGTTATCTGCTGGAGAAGAAAACGCGGTAGAAATTCGTCCGTAAAAAGCAATGTTCGTAATCAATCCGATGAGTCCCACCAAGCCCTCTGCCACTAAACCGGTTACCAAACCAATTCCAATAGCCAACATACTTATATAAAACACTCTTTTATTTACAATGTTATCTTTTTTAGGATGGATTCTTTCGCCTGCAATCGTTTCTCCCATAGAAGGAGCGATAGGCAGACCTTCTGTTGTAGAAGATTCTGATACACGTCTTTTTAACATTGAAAAAATGTTTTTTTGATTTTGAGGCGGCAAAGATACGTATTATAAAATGTTTCCGAAAAAGTGTTTCAAAAAAATAATTTTTCAACTCTCCTTTTTTATCTCATGAAAATCGCTTTTCTTTTCCAAATCAATTTTGATTATTTTGCTATTTTTGTGGCTCAAAAATTAATTTTTCAGACATGGCAAAAGCAGACAATTTTCAGGCTCCCGATTATTATTTGTTGGACGATTTACTCAGCGATGAGCATAAAATGGTGCGCGATGCCGCACGTGCTTGGGTAAAAAAAGAAGTTACTCCGATTGTGGAAGAAGCCTGTCAGAAAGCACAATTCCCGAAACAATGGATAAAAGGTTTGGCAAGTATCGGCGCATTTGGTCCGTACATTCCGCAAGAATATGGCGGCGCCGGATTGGATCAAATTTCGTACGGATTAATTATGCAAGAATTGGAGCGCGGCGATTCTGGATTACGCTCTACAGCCTCTGTACAAAGTTCGTTGGTGATGTATCCAATTTATACTTTTGGTTCCGAAGCACAACGAAAAAAATATTTACCAAAATTGGCTTCCGGCGAAATGATGGGCTGTTTCGGGCTTACAGAGCCTGATCACGGTTCCAATCCTTCTGGAATGCTTTCTAATTTTAAAGACAAAGGCGATCATTATTTATTGAATGGTGCCAAAATGTGGATTTCCAATGCGCCTTTCGCGGATATTGCTGTTGTTTGGGCAAAAAATGAAGAAGGAATTATTCACGGAATGATTGTAGAACGAGGAATGCCAGGATTTACAACTCCTGAAACACATGGCAAATGGTCCTTACGCGCAAGCGCTACAGGAGAATTGGTTTTCGACAATGTAAAAATTCCGAAAGAAAATTTATTGCCAAATGTAAAAGGATTGAAAGGTCCGTTGAGTTGTTTAAATTCTGCTCGTTACGGAATTGCTTGGGGCGCTATTGGCGCTGCGATGGATTGTTACGATTCGGCTTTGCAATATTCAAAACAACGCATTCAATTCGGGAAACCGATTGGAGGTTTTCAATTGACGCAAAAAAAATTAGCAGAAATGATTACCGAAATCACCAAAGCGCAATTATTGGTTTGGAGATTAGGTGTGTTGAAAAATGAAAATCGCGCTACGCCAGCACAAATTTCGATGGCAAAAAGAAACAATGTAAACATGGCTTTACAAATTGCACGCGAAGCACGCCAAATATTCGGCGGAATGGGCATTACAGGAGAATATCCGATTATGCGCCACATGATGAATTTAGAATCTGTAATTACTTACGAAGGCACGCACGACATTCATTTGCTGATTACCGGAATGGATATTACTGGTATAAGTGCGTTTGAATAAAAAATAATTTTTCGTATTTATTTAGTGAATGAAAAAAACGATTTGAAAAATTAATTTTTTGAAGGCTCAAAAATAATTTTTCACTCACCTTTTTCTGTTTTTTGTACCGTTTTTAAATTTAGTAAATTCATCGGATTAGCGGTTAACCCTGAAATGTCCTTTTGTACCAAACGCACTACTTGATCGTAATACAAAGGCACAATTGGCGCGTCATCCATTAATAATTGATCCATTTGTTGATAATCGGCATAACGCAAAGAATCGTTTTCTTCTGTTCGCGATTTTTCATACAAAACATCAAAATGCGGATTGCTGTAATGCGTATAATTAAATCCCGCTGGACTAAAATTTTGGCTGTAAAAAAGCGATAAAAAATTTTCCGCATCAGGATAATCTCCCACCCAAGATTTTCTAAAAAAATTCATTTCCGAACTGGCAATCGCTTCCGAAAGTATCGCCGCTTTTTCCACACTAATTTTTACTTTGATGCCAATGGCAGCCAATTGCGATTGAATAAAACTGCACAAATCCTGATACTGTGCCGTAGTATGCAAAGTAATTTCAGGCAAGCCTTTTCCATTTGGATAACCAGCGAGCAAGAGCAATTGCTTGGCTTTATCAGGGTTGTAGGTATATCCTTTTACTAAATCAGAATTGAAAGATGGCAATCCGGGCGGTACGAAACCAGCAGTAGCAGGTGTTCCTAAACCCCAGCGTAAATATTTCACCATTTTTACACGATCAAATCCGTAATTGATGGCTTGGCGAATTTCTAATTTTTGAAGTGGAGAGTTTTTCACAATGTCAAATTTCGGGTCAATTAAAATTCCGAGATAATCTGTTTTCAAAAATGGCTGACTCTGCAAATAAAATTTATTTTTGAAACTGTTTTTTAGTTTTCCAGAATGTTCAAAAACTTGCTCTTTATCAATCGCATCCGCGCCAGAGAGTAAGTCTAATTTATCTTGTAAAAATTCTAAAAAAGCAGTTTCCTTATCTCTTATAAAAGAGATGGAAACAGCATCCAAATAAGGCAAACGATGTGTTCCTTCAAACTCAAAATAATGATCGTTTTTTACGAGAATTAATTTCGAACCTTCATCCCAAACTTTAAATTTAAACGGGCCTGTTCCTACGGGATGACTGCGAAAATCATCTCCGTAACGATCAATCGCTTCAATCGGAATAACGGAAAAATATTTCATCGTTAAAATGCTTAAAAAAGGAGCAAAGGCTTGCTTTAAATAAATGATAAAAGTAGAATCATCTGGCGCCTCGAAGCCTTTGTAATTACTCCGCTCTCCTCTATCAATATTGGAAAGCAACGTGGTAGCACTCGAAACTGAGGGATCGTACAAACGAAAAAAACTGTGTACAAAATCGGATGCAATTACTTTTCTACCTGCATTTTTTGGAAACACCGAATCATCCTGAAAATACACATCGTGGCGTAAATGAAAAATATATTGAGTGCCATTTTGCCCAATTTCCCACGACTTCGCGATGCAGGGTTTTACGTGCAAAGAATCATCCATTTGCACCAATCCATTGAACAATTGATTGTCTGCCTCAATATTCTCAAAATTTCGTGCTGCCGCGGGATCTAAAGAGGTAATTCCTGACAGCTCATTGTATCGAAAAACTGTTTTATCTGATTCTTTTTTTACCACCGGATTGGAGCAAGAATTCATCAATATCACCGTCGCGCAAGCGAGGTAAAAAATATATTTTTTCATTTTTTACTTTTTGATTTTACTAAAAACAAGTTTAGAAAATACGTGCACTCCAGAAACTTTTTTTAGTCTGAATTATAAACAGTTTTATTAACAGGATTTCTTATTCATCCCGAAAAGCTTATAAATAAAGGAAATTATTGTAATTAACCGTGTATGGTTTCCTTTTTTCCGTACTTGGAAATTATTTTTTCTTCGTGTTCTAAAAATTCTTTCCAGCGTTTTTCTACGTCTTGATCTGCTGCATATTTGCGCGCAAATTGAAGAAACAAAGTATAATGCGTAGCTTCGCTGATCATTAATTGATGATAAAATTCCGATAATTCTTTGTCTTGAATATTTTCAGATAACACTCTAAAACGCTCGCAACTTCTGGCTTCTATCAATGCCGAAAATAAAAGTCGGTCAATTAAAACAATGTGTCGCTGAAACCCTTTTCGCACAAAACTGTACAACTCGTTCACGTATTCATCACGCCGTTCGCGACCTAAAACCCAGCCGCGTTTTTTAATTTGTTCGTGCACCATTTGAAAATGTGCCAATTCTTCTCGCGCCAATTCCAACATTGCATCCACAATATCCGAATATTCTGGAAAATTGACAGTCATACTAATCGCATTAGAAGCCGCTTTCTGCTCACAAAAAGCATGATCCGTTAATATTTCTTGAATATTTGTTTCCACGATATTTACCCAACGCGGATCAGTAGGAAGTTTTAAACCAAGCATTTGAAAAATTATTTTTTGAAACTCATTTTACGGCTTTGAAAAATTATTTTTTTGAAGCGATTTTTTCGTTAGTTAAAATTATTCAATTCATTTCTAAAAATAGTTCGCTTGTCATGCTGACGAAGGAAACATCTGAATATAATAGATTCTTCACTTCGTTCAGAATGACAATTTTTTTAGTCTGGAAATATTTTTTCAGGATTTAATATTCCATTTGGATCAAAAATTTTTTTGATGGCTTTCTGTATCTCAATGGATTTAGGATGAAACGCAATATCCATATAATTTTTTTGCACCCAACCAATTCCATGTTCTCCCGAAAGTGTTCCGCCTAAATCAACACACAATTTAAAAATTTCACGAATTCCTTGCGGCAATTTTGTGTGCCAATCGTCATCGCTCATGTTTTCTTTAATAATATTTACGTGCAAATTTCCGTCTCCAGCATGTCCGTAACAGACCGAACGAAAACCATATTTCACGCCAATTTCTTTCACACCTTTTAACAATTTCGGAAGTTCGGCACGCGGCACCACCGTATCTTCTTCTTTGTAAACCGAATTCGATTTAACCGCCTCCGCAACGCTTCTACGAAGTTTCCACAAATTATTTTTTTGCTCTGCACTTTCCGCCAACAAAATTTCGCCGCATTCAAATTGCATCATCACTTCGTTTATTTTTTCGGCTTCTTTATAAATTACATCCATGTCGTTTCCATCCAATTCCACTAACAAATGCGCGTTCACCTCATCGTCTATTTTAATATTGATATTTGGATTAAATTTCAGCGTCCAATCTATGGCATCGCGTTCCATAAATTCCATTCCGGAAGGCGTAATTCCTGCTCTGAAAACTGCCGAAACTGCTTCGCACGCTTTTTCAGCCGACTGAAAAGGAACGAGCAAAACCAATGTTTTTTCAGGATACGGAATCAATCGAAAAACAATTTTGGTAACAATTCCGAGTGTTCCTTCGCTGCCCACCATTAGTTGCGTTAAATTATATCCAGTCGAATTTTTAAGTACATTAGCTCCTGTCCAAATAATTTCGCCCGTTGGCAAAACCACTTCCAAATTCAATACATAATCTTTGGTAACTCCGTATTTTACAGCTTTTGGTCCGCCAGAAGATTCAGCAATATTTCCGCCTAAAAAACAACTTCCTTTGCTCGCAGGATCGGGCGGATAAAAAAGTTTTTTTTCGATAACTGCTTCTTGAAATACTTGATTGATAACGCCAGGTTCTACAACAGCTTGTAAATTACGTTCGTCAATTTTTAAAATTTTATTGAAACGTTCCATCGAAAGAATAACGCCACCGCAAACTGCTAATGCGCCACCACTCAAGCCCGTTCCAGCTCCGCGCGGAGTAATCGGAATATTTTCGGCATTGCAAATTTTTAAAATTTCAGAAATTTGTTCAGGTGTATTTGGCTTTAAAACCAATTCAGGAAAGTAAGTTAAATCTTCCGTTTCATCGTGGGCGTAATCTGCTAATTTATCAGGATGTTCGATAACGAATTCAGGCGGAATTATTTTTTTGAATTGCGCAACAATTGCCGCATTTATTTTAGCGTATTTCATCTCGCAAAGGTATTAAAATGAGAATTGTTTTGGTCTTCAAAAAAATAATTTTTCAAACCGATTTTTGTTCTCGTTTTTGGTGCTTCGAAAAAATAATTTTTCAATTCCGAAAAAGCAAACAGCTTATTCCGCTAATTATTACGAAAAAAAGAGTAAGTATCATTTCCTTTTTTCTATTTCTATTCTTTGTTATTTTGTGATAAACTAACATTGTTAAAGGCGCAACAATTGTCGAAAATAAAATCACTCCAATCCAACTCATATCCATTACTCTATGTCTTTCTGCTCCAACTGTTACCCAGCCTCGTGCCGAAGGCGGATAAATAAAATCCATTATCCAATAAATAAAACCAAAATAGGTTATGAAAAGAATAAGAATTGACAACAAATAAAACAAAACAGTTGAGAGTGAATTGTTTTTGATTAGAAATGAAAGTAAGGTAATAAAACCAAAAGCAAGTAATATAATTTGAGCATTATTTTTTAATTGAGTTTGGATAAATCCAGTTATTATTGAACCTATAAAAAGAAGAACAATGATTATATCTGAAGGTTTAATTTTCATGAAAAAATATTTTTTCAAACCGATTTTTATTCCTGTTTTGTGTGCTTCGAAACAATAATTTTTCGAAGCTGTTTTTTACAAGCGAATTCCGATGACTAAAATAGCATCCATTTGTTGGAAATCGCCTTTCCAATCTTCGGTATATTTTTTCTTGTAAATGTAAAAAAAATAATGAAATTTGATGCAGCTTTAATACCTTCGATTTTTTATAAATAATCACATTCAAAAAAATAATTTTTCAATGAACAAAAAATCTACCTTTCTTTTTTCAGCGTTTCTTTTTTTGACAATGCTTTCCGCGAATGCGCAAGACGCCAGTAAATACAACTCTTCGGATGTTTTCGATTTGTCCTTTTTAAATAACCCCGGAACCGTTTATCGTAGCGGAAGCGGAACGCCCGGACCTAATTATTGGCAAAATTGTGCGGATTATAAAATCGCGGCAACGCTTGATACCACTATTGCTTCCGTAAACGGAAAAGTAAGTATTACTTACACGAATAACAGTCCGGACGAACTTAATTTTTTGTGACTGCAATTGGATCAAAATCTTTTTAAGCAAGATTCTCGTGGCGCTCTCACAACGCCTGTTGGCGGATATCGTTTCGGAAATACTGTTTTTCAAGGAGGCGATTCTATTCAGTCGGTAAAAATTACATTGGATGGAAAAACGTACACCCCGAAATTTATTATTTCGGACACGCGCATGGAAATTTTATTGGACAAAGCGATGCGTCCGAAAGGCGATAAAGTAACGGTTGATATTGCGTACAGTTTTAAAATTCCGGAAGATGGTTCGGACCGTATGGGACGCACAACAACTAAAAATGGAACCATTTATGAAATCGCACAATGGTATCCGCGCATGGAAGTGTATGACGATGTAGAAGGCTGGAACACCTTGCCGTACTTGGGCGCCGGAGAATTTTATTTGGATTATGGAAATTATGATTTCACGATAACTGCTCCATCCAATCAAATTGTAGTTGCTTCTGGCGAACTACAAAATTCTTCGGATGTGCTGACTCACGAAGAAATTTCGCGTTTAAATAAAGCGCGTAACAGTGATTCTACTATTGCCATTATCGGTAAAAATGAAATTGGAAATCCTTCAACTCGTCCTACAAACAAAGGAAATTTGACATGGCATTTTAAAATGGAAAATTCCCGCGATGTAACTTGGGCATGTTCCAAAGCATTTATTTGGGATGCTGCACGCGTAAATTTACCAGACAAGAAAAAATGTTTGGCAATGTCTGTTTACCCGATAGAAGTAGCGGGCGATTCAGCTTGGGGACGCTCCACAGAATATGTAAAAGGAACACTTGAATACAACTCGAAAGCGTATTTTGAATTTCCATACCCGGTGGCAGTAAATGTTGCTGGAAGAGTACGTGGAATGGAATATCCGGGAATTGTTTTTTGTGGATGGGAAGCTAAACGCGGCGTGCTTTGGTTTGTTACGACACACGAATTTGGACATACTTGGTTTCCGATGATTGTGGGTTCCAACGAACGTAAATATGCTTGGATGGACGAAGGTTTTAATACCTTCATTAATAATTTTTCTACGCGAAGTTTTCACAACGATGAATACAAAACGCAGCGCGATTCGGCTCCTTTAATTGTTAATTATATGATGAAGCCAGACGTGCAACCGATAATGACTTACGCAGATGCCGTTGTTGCCAGAGATCTTGGAAACAACGCGTATTTTAAACCAGCACTTGGCTTAAAAATGTTGCGCGAAGACATTGTTGGACCGCAATTATTTGATGCTGCTTTCCGCACATATATTAGTCGTTGGGCGTTTAAACATCCTACGCCAAAAGATTTTTTTAATACGATGAACAACGCAACAGGCGAGGATTTGAATTGGTTTTGGAAAGAATGGTTTTACAATACTTGGAAATTTGATGTGGCTGTAAAAGATGTAAAATATTTTGGCGATGATGCTTCGAAAGGTGTTTTGATTACGGTAGAAAATTTAGAAAAAATGGCTTTGCCAGTTACCATTCAGATAAAAGAGAAAAATGGAAAAGTGGGTATCGTAAAATTACCAGTGGAAGTTTGGCAACGTGGTGGAGTGTGGACATTTCATTACGATTCTACGGATTTAGTTGAATCCGTAATTATTGATCCTGACAGACAATTGCCAGATATTAATTTTGATAATAATGTGTGGAAATCAAGTGCAGATTTAAGTGATGATATGCCAAAACATAAAAAGAAAAAATGACCGAAAATTTATTTCCAAGCTTCGATAAAATACTTCCACGTTCCGAAAAAGAAAAATTATTGAATCAGCGTGGAATGGTAATTTGGCTCACTGGACTTTCTGGCGCAGGAAAAACAACGATTGCCTTGGCGCTCGAAAAAAAATTACACGAAAAAAAAATTCTCACAGAGGTTTTAGACGGCGATAATGTGCGCACCGGAATCAATCGAAATTTAGGTTTTTCGGAAATAGATCGCATGGAAAATATTCGGAGAATTGCGGAAGTAGCGAAACTTTTTTTGGATTGCGGAATCGTTACCATTTGTGCCTTTGTAAGTCCGACTGAAACGATGCGTCAAGAAGCGAAAAAAATCATCGGCGAAAATTATTTTTTCGAAGTGTTCGTAAATACACCTTTTGCTGTTTGCGAAAAACGTGATGTAAAAGGTTTGTATGCGAAAGTAAAAAAAGGCGAACTGAAAAATTTTACTGGAGCCGATTCTTCTTTTGAAATGCCTGTAAATGCAGACTTAATAATCCATACAGAAAATACAACAGTAGAAAATTGTGCAGAACAAATTTTAAAAAATATTGTTCGGAAAATTATAATTTTAAAAAAATAGTTCAAAATATAAATTGAAGTTTTTAACAAACAAAAATAAATCATGAAAAAAATAATCGCTACAACATTTGTTTGTTTTTTACTTCTAACAAGCGCGCAAGGACAAACAATTAGCAAAAAGGACGCAAAACAATTTTTAGAAAAAGCGTGGAGTTATTTAAAAACATCAGACTCTACTTCATTTGTTAAGTTATGGGCGCTTGATGCTTCAGCACCGAAACATAAAGGACGAACTTTTTCAAGTCAAGATATTATTGAGAATTTTGATATGATGAAAGGATATTTAGATACAGCTTTGATAGAAAATTTAAAGATTGATTACATCGAAGTTGAGAAGGATAATTTAAAGGGTACTGATTCGGAATATTGGATAAAAGCTTGGTTTAAGTACGATGAACATGACTATAAAGGATTTGGATTTTATATCGCATACAAAAATAGCAAATGGGTCGTTCGTGATAATCCAAGCACTTCAACAATGAAGAAAAATTAATACGAATAAAAAAGCAGCCTTCAAAAAATAATTTTTTGAAGGCTAAAAAACGCTTCAAAATAAAAAGTCCTTCTAAGTGATTACTCAGAAGGACTTGCCTTTCGGCTTGGTAGCGGGGACCGGACTCGAACCGATGACCTTTGGGTTATGAGCCCAACGAGCTACCAACTGCTCCACCCCGCACTATATATTTATCTAAAAATGAACGATGAATCGTGTGTATGCCTTTTTAATTGCGGTGCAAAGATATAATTTTGTTTCTTTGCACTGCAATAAATTATTAACAAATATGCACAGGGCAGGTTTCGTAAATATAATTGGTAGTCCAAATGCAGGAAAATCAACCTTAATGAATGTATTGGTGGGCGAAAAACTTTCCATCATTACATCCAAGGCTCAAACTACGCGTCATCGTATTTTAGGCATTGTGAACGGCGAAGATTTTCAAATTGTGTATTCCGATACGCCGGGCATTTTAGCGCCTAATTATAAATTGCAACAATCCATGATGGATCAGGTAAATACGGCTATTTCGGATGCAGATGTTTTTTTATTAGTGGTGGATATCAAAGAAATGAGAGAAACGGAAGCCGAACTAAAAATCATCGAGAAATTAGCGCAACATAAGTCGCCAGTGTTGGTATTGCTCAATAAGATTGATTTAAGCGATCAAAAAAAATTAGAACAAAAAACAGCACTTTGGCAAGGTCGGATTCCGAAGGCGGAAATTATTCCGGTTTCGGCACTTCGTAATTTTAATGTGGATTATGTGTTGAAACGAATCCTCGCGCATTTGCCCGAGAACGAACCATTTTACGATAAAACAGCTTTGACGGATCGTCCCGAAAAGTTTTTTGTGGCGGAAATTATTCGCGAAAAAATATTGTTGAATTATCAAAAAGAAATTCCGTATTCCGTCGAAATTATTGTGCAATCTTTTAAAGAAGAAGAAGGCATTATAAAAATGGCTGCCGAAATTTTTGTGGCGCGCGAATCGCAAAAAGGCATTTTAATTGGGCACGAAGGTTCCGCATTAAAAAAAGTAGGAACGCAAGCACGCAAAGACATTGAAATGTTTTTTGAGAAAAAAGTTTTTCTGGAACTCTTTGTAAAAGTCAATAAAGATTGGCGAGACGACGACTCGCAATTAAAAAGATTCGGATACATCAATTGAAAAATTATTTTTTTAACAGCTAAAATTTTCACCTTTTAAATTTCCTAAAATTGCCAAATATAGTAGCCATTGTTGGTCGCCCAAACGTAGGTAAATCAACACTTTTTAATCGTTTAACAGAAAGTAGAAAAGCCATCGTAGACGAAATTGCGGGAGTTACGCGCGATCGCCATTACGGAAAAGTAGATTGGAACGGAGTCGTGTTTTCGCTCATTGATACCGGCGGTTACATCAAAGGTTCCGAAGATATTTTCGAAGAAGAAATTCGCAAGCAAGTGCAATTGGCAATCAGCGAAGCCAACGTTATTTTATTTGTGTTAGACGTTACAGAAGGGATTAATGATTACGACAAAGACGTAGCGAATTTATTGAGACGTTGCAAGAAAAAAGTGATTGTGGTTTCCAACAAAGTAGATAATGGGGCGCGTTTGGCGCTTTCAGCGGAATTTTACGGACTCGGATTGGGAGAAGTATTCAGCGTTGCCGCGATTAACGGAAGTGGAACTGGCGAATTGTTAGATGAAGTTGTGAACTCTTTCGAGAATAAAAATGAGGAAGAAGAACAATTAAATATTCCAAGATTTGCCATTGTGGGTCGTCCGAATGTGGGAAAATCGTCCATGATAAATGCCCTTTTGGGAGAAGAAAGAAATATTGTAACTCCTATTGCTGGCACTACGCGCGATTCGATTCACACACGTTATCAAGCTTTCGGACATGATTTTTTATTGATTGACACTGCCGGAATTCGTAAGAAATCAAAAGTAGAAGAAGATTTAGAATTTTATTCGGTGATGCGCTCCATAAGATCCATCGAAGATGCAGACGTTTGTTTGTTGTTGATTGATGCAACTCTCGGAATCGAATCACAAGATTTGAATATTTTTCAGCTCATTACTAAAAACCGCAAAGGCTTGGTAGTAGTGATTAATAAATGGGATTTGCTCGAAAAAGGGAATAACGCAACCAAAGAATACGAAGAAAAAATAAAAGAAAAAACAGCTCCTTTCCGTGATTTTCCAGTAGTTTTTACTTCCGCACTTACTAAACAACGCATTTTAAAAGCCATGGAAACGGCGGAAGAAGTGTATGCGAATAAAACGATTAAAATTCCCACTCGAAAATTATGCGATGTCATGTTGCCGCTCATCGAAAATTATCCGCCGCCTGCTACTAAAGGGAAACACGTGAAAATAAAATTTGTAACGCAGTTGCCGACGAAGAATCCGAATTTTGCTTTTTACTGTAATTTGCCACAATATGTAACGGAGTCTTACAAGCGATTTCTTGAAAATAAATTGCGCGAAAATTTTAATTTTAATGGAGTTCCCGTTGAAATTATCCTGAAAAAGAAAGTGTAAAAACGATTTCTTTATTGATTATCCTGCAAAAAATCACGTAATTTGCGACCTGTTTCAAAGAGCACAAAAATTAATTTTTGAACGAGCATAAAAAAATTTATTGAGATGACCAAACGAACCGATTTTTATTATTCAACCGAGCCTGAACCACATCGCATACGGACGAGAGTCATTATGCAAAAACATCCAGAAATCCGCAAATTAATCGGCAAAAATCCCTATACTATTTTTGCGATAATCGGAATTGTAAGTTTCCAAATTGTCCTTTCTTGGCTGGTAGCAGCGCATTCCTGGTGGATTGTTGTTGCCGCAGCCTATTTTTTGGGTGCTTACGCGGATCATGCTTTGTTTGTGATGATTCACGAATGCGCACATTATTTATTGTTCAAAAGACGCTCGTTAAACCGTTTGGCGGGCATGTTAGCAAACCTTCCGCAAATTATGCCAAGTTCCGTTTCATTTGAACGTTATCATATTAAGCATCATTCTTTTCAAGGCATTCACGAATTAGATGCTGATTTACCAAACCAGTGGGAAGCCAAATTAGTTGGCAA contains:
- a CDS encoding ABC transporter substrate-binding protein — translated: MKKYIFYLACATVILMNSCSNPVVKKESDKTVFRYNELSGITSLDPAAARNFENIEADNQLFNGLVQMDDSLHVKPCIAKSWEIGQNGTQYIFHLRHDVYFQDDSVFPKNAGRKVIASDFVHSFFRLYDPSVSSATTLLSNIDRGERSNYKGFEAPDDSTFIIYLKQAFAPFLSILTMKYFSVIPIEAIDRYGDDFRSHPVGTGPFKFKVWDEGSKLILVKNDHYFEFEGTHRLPYLDAVSISFIRDKETAFLEFLQDKLDLLSGADAIDKEQVFEHSGKLKNSFKNKFYLQSQPFLKTDYLGILIDPKFDIVKNSPLQKLEIRQAINYGFDRVKMVKYLRWGLGTPATAGFVPPGLPSFNSDLVKGYTYNPDKAKQLLLLAGYPNGKGLPEITLHTTAQYQDLCSFIQSQLAAIGIKVKISVEKAAILSEAIASSEMNFFRKSWVGDYPDAENFLSLFYSQNFSPAGFNYTHYSNPHFDVLYEKSRTEENDSLRYADYQQMDQLLMDDAPIVPLYYDQVVRLVQKDISGLTANPMNLLNLKTVQKTEKGE
- a CDS encoding FAD-linked oxidase C-terminal domain-containing protein is translated as MKYAKINAAIVAQFKKIIPPEFVIEHPDKLADYAHDETEDLTYFPELVLKPNTPEQISEILKICNAENIPITPRGAGTGLSGGALAVCGGVILSMERFNKILKIDERNLQAVVEPGVINQVFQEAVIEKKLFYPPDPASKGSCFLGGNIAESSGGPKAVKYGVTKDYVLNLEVVLPTGEIIWTGANVLKNSTGYNLTQLMVGSEGTLGIVTKIVFRLIPYPEKTLVLLVPFQSAEKACEAVSAVFRAGITPSGMEFMERDAIDWTLKFNPNINIKIDDEVNAHLLVELDGNDMDVIYKEAEKINEVMMQFECGEILLAESAEQKNNLWKLRRSVAEAVKSNSVYKEEDTVVPRAELPKLLKGVKEIGVKYGFRSVCYGHAGDGNLHVNIIKENMSDDDWHTKLPQGIREIFKLCVDLGGTLSGEHGIGWVQKNYMDIAFHPKSIEIQKAIKKIFDPNGILNPEKIFPD
- the cysC gene encoding adenylyl-sulfate kinase; its protein translation is MTENLFPSFDKILPRSEKEKLLNQRGMVIWLTGLSGAGKTTIALALEKKLHEKKILTEVLDGDNVRTGINRNLGFSEIDRMENIRRIAEVAKLFLDCGIVTICAFVSPTETMRQEAKKIIGENYFFEVFVNTPFAVCEKRDVKGLYAKVKKGELKNFTGADSSFEMPVNADLIIHTENTTVENCAEQILKNIVRKIIILKK
- a CDS encoding tRNA-(ms[2]io[6]A)-hydroxylase codes for the protein MLGLKLPTDPRWVNIVETNIQEILTDHAFCEQKAASNAISMTVNFPEYSDIVDAMLELAREELAHFQMVHEQIKKRGWVLGRERRDEYVNELYSFVRKGFQRHIVLIDRLLFSALIEARSCERFRVLSENIQDKELSEFYHQLMISEATHYTLFLQFARKYAADQDVEKRWKEFLEHEEKIISKYGKKETIHG
- a CDS encoding acyl-CoA dehydrogenase family protein, which gives rise to MAKADNFQAPDYYLLDDLLSDEHKMVRDAARAWVKKEVTPIVEEACQKAQFPKQWIKGLASIGAFGPYIPQEYGGAGLDQISYGLIMQELERGDSGLRSTASVQSSLVMYPIYTFGSEAQRKKYLPKLASGEMMGCFGLTEPDHGSNPSGMLSNFKDKGDHYLLNGAKMWISNAPFADIAVVWAKNEEGIIHGMIVERGMPGFTTPETHGKWSLRASATGELVFDNVKIPKENLLPNVKGLKGPLSCLNSARYGIAWGAIGAAMDCYDSALQYSKQRIQFGKPIGGFQLTQKKLAEMITEITKAQLLVWRLGVLKNENRATPAQISMAKRNNVNMALQIAREARQIFGGMGITGEYPIMRHMMNLESVITYEGTHDIHLLITGMDITGISAFE
- a CDS encoding M1 family metallopeptidase, yielding MDQNLFKQDSRGALTTPVGGYRFGNTVFQGGDSIQSVKITLDGKTYTPKFIISDTRMEILLDKAMRPKGDKVTVDIAYSFKIPEDGSDRMGRTTTKNGTIYEIAQWYPRMEVYDDVEGWNTLPYLGAGEFYLDYGNYDFTITAPSNQIVVASGELQNSSDVLTHEEISRLNKARNSDSTIAIIGKNEIGNPSTRPTNKGNLTWHFKMENSRDVTWACSKAFIWDAARVNLPDKKKCLAMSVYPIEVAGDSAWGRSTEYVKGTLEYNSKAYFEFPYPVAVNVAGRVRGMEYPGIVFCGWEAKRGVLWFVTTHEFGHTWFPMIVGSNERKYAWMDEGFNTFINNFSTRSFHNDEYKTQRDSAPLIVNYMMKPDVQPIMTYADAVVARDLGNNAYFKPALGLKMLREDIVGPQLFDAAFRTYISRWAFKHPTPKDFFNTMNNATGEDLNWFWKEWFYNTWKFDVAVKDVKYFGDDASKGVLITVENLEKMALPVTIQIKEKNGKVGIVKLPVEVWQRGGVWTFHYDSTDLVESVIIDPDRQLPDINFDNNVWKSSADLSDDMPKHKKKK